A region of the Polaribacter sp. L3A8 genome:
TACTCCAACTTTAAGCATAAGATAGTTTTATTGTCTTCTCGAGCGCAGTCGAGAGGTATATATGAGTGGTCGACTGCGCTCGAACCGATATTTAATATTTTAAGGCAAAATAAAAAGCCAAAAACAAAGATACAATTTTATGCCTATTTATATGGATTAATTACTATTTTTAGACTCCAGAAATTTATAAAAATTGAGAGACACTTCTAAACACCAAGGACTTAGAAACCAACTTGCTAACGTATTAAAAGCAAAAGGTATTATTGATGAAAATGTATTAAATGCAGTGCGTGCAATTCCACGTCATCTATTTATTGATAGTAGTTTTGAGTCTCATGCTTATCAAGACAAAGCTTTTCCTATAGCAGCAGATCAAACTATTTCTATGCCTTATACGGTTGCTTTTCAATCTCAAACTTTAGAGTTAAAACCTGGTGAAAAAGTATTAGAAATTGGTACGGGTTCGGGGTATCAGACAGCTGTTTTGTTAGAGTTAAAAGCAGAAGTATATTCTATAGAAAGACAAAGAGAGTTGTATAGAAAAACCTCTCGTTTTTTACCTAAATTAGGGTATAACCCAAAGCGGTTTATTTTTGGAGATGGTTATATCGGTTTAAAAGAACAAGCTCCTTTTGATAAAATTATAGTAACGGCCGGCGCACCTTTTGTGCCAAAACCTTTATTATCTCAATTAAAAATAGGAGGTAGGTTATTGATTCCGGTTGGAGATAAAACACAAATAATGACTTTGTTTATTCGTAATTCTGCAACAGCGTTTGAAAAACACGAATTAGGAGACTTTGCCTTTGTACCCATGTTAGAAGAAAAAAATTAACCAACTGTTTTAACGTTTCCTAAAGAACCATCCTTAGTGGGTGTCAATTCAAATATAAAATTAGGTTGCAAGTTTTTAACAGGTCTATGAGATACAAATAAAATTGTAGTATCACTTTCTGCTACAATTTTATTAATTAAAGCAACAATAATTGCAGTTCCTTGGTTGTCTAAATTAATAAGAGGTTCGTCTAAAATTAACAAAGGTGGATGTTTAATCATAGATCTTGCAATTAAAACCAATCTTTGTTCTGCAGCAGTTAAGTTGTTAAATGGAGTATTCTTTTTACTTTCTAAATTTAATAACTGTAACCATTCATTAGCTGTTTTAATTTGTAAGGTAGACGGGGTTTCGTATAAACCAACGCTGTCAAAAAAACCAGATAACACCATGTGAGCTACCGTAATTCTTCTTTTAAATAATTCTAATATTGCAGGACTAAAATAGCCTATTTTCTCTTTTATTTCCCAAACACTTTCTCCAGAGCCTTTTTTCTTACCAAATAAATAAACCTCTTGCCTAAATGCTTTTACATTATTTCCGTAAATCATGGATAAAATAGTGGTCTTACCAGAACCATTTGGTCCTATTAAATGCCAAAATTCATTTTTATTGATAGTCCAATTTATGTTGTTTAAAATAGAGCGATCATCGTAAGAAACATTTACATCTTGTAATGATATTAACTGTTCTGGTATGTCTTTGTAAAAAGTAATAGGTTTAGGTACGTCTCCTTTAAAGATAAAATTGAATTCTTTAAATTGATAGGTGTTTAAAGGAATACTTGCTGTAATTTTATCATTTTCAATTTCTAAAACGTGCGTAATTATAGGAAGAATTTCGTCTTTTCGATTGAAAATCTGAATAAAAGTAATATCCGAAGATAGTGTAATAAGGTCTTCTTTTAAATTAGAAACCGCTTGAATATCTAAACTTTCAAAAGGGCTATCTAAAATTAAAAAACCGGGTTTTTGTTGAAGTAAATAGTTAAGCAACGCTTTTTTTTGCTCACCACTAGATAAGGTTCTAATACTTCTGTTTTCTTTAACCGTTAAGGTTTGTACGCTGTGTTTAGCTTCTTTTTCTATAAAGTGGTCTAAAACAGTGTTGGAAAATAAAAGGCCTTTTTTATTTTTTAAACTAGGTAAAGAATGTAGGCCTTTTAAGATGTTTTCTACTAATTTGCTGTTGGCAGAAAGATGTGTGTTTGTAATTGTAAAATGGATTTGCTCCATAGTTTTTTTAAAATTTATTTTACTCTTTCTCGATAAGCTATTTTTCTAAATAAAGCAACATCAATATAATCACTTACTTTTAGTTTATTATTTTTACCGAGTTATATATTCGTATTTGTAATCAATAGTAAAAGCTATTCAGCTGCACGATACCAATTTTGTGTACGATATAAAAAGGCAATATAACCTCTTACGTTTAATTTGTTAGTATTGTCTTCATCTAACCAAATTTTACAGTCATATTCTTTTCCTTTTTGAGGGTCTAAAATTGTACCTCCTTT
Encoded here:
- a CDS encoding ATP-binding cassette domain-containing protein, producing the protein MEQIHFTITNTHLSANSKLVENILKGLHSLPSLKNKKGLLFSNTVLDHFIEKEAKHSVQTLTVKENRSIRTLSSGEQKKALLNYLLQQKPGFLILDSPFESLDIQAVSNLKEDLITLSSDITFIQIFNRKDEILPIITHVLEIENDKITASIPLNTYQFKEFNFIFKGDVPKPITFYKDIPEQLISLQDVNVSYDDRSILNNINWTINKNEFWHLIGPNGSGKTTILSMIYGNNVKAFRQEVYLFGKKKGSGESVWEIKEKIGYFSPAILELFKRRITVAHMVLSGFFDSVGLYETPSTLQIKTANEWLQLLNLESKKNTPFNNLTAAEQRLVLIARSMIKHPPLLILDEPLINLDNQGTAIIVALINKIVAESDTTILFVSHRPVKNLQPNFIFELTPTKDGSLGNVKTVG
- a CDS encoding protein-L-isoaspartate(D-aspartate) O-methyltransferase, with product MRDTSKHQGLRNQLANVLKAKGIIDENVLNAVRAIPRHLFIDSSFESHAYQDKAFPIAADQTISMPYTVAFQSQTLELKPGEKVLEIGTGSGYQTAVLLELKAEVYSIERQRELYRKTSRFLPKLGYNPKRFIFGDGYIGLKEQAPFDKIIVTAGAPFVPKPLLSQLKIGGRLLIPVGDKTQIMTLFIRNSATAFEKHELGDFAFVPMLEEKN